A genomic region of Mycobacterium sp. Aquia_213 contains the following coding sequences:
- a CDS encoding sulfotransferase family protein gives MSPAASGWVNILYRNDLCDEARAQTGLVDFGEDSYAEGLDILLSALRDEARLNERGQAFLHQRIVGYLSQRLQVEDWYRRHPEIGDVPITAPLIGLGLPRTGSTALSMLLAQDPDVRYLRRWESSQPCPPPSTVQGADPRIPPDQGEMVGTRRHVPGDTHGPMECHELMALDFKSHIFQSFAEIPSYSTWLVQHADLTPTLRYQRRVMKLLAWGEPHRPWRLKCPSHVLWLDALDAAFPDARFVMTHRDPTDVILSVADLYADIIGTFSSEIDRPYIGRLNVEHWSLGMARALQFRADGADDRFYDIDFRAMQDDPIGEVTRLYEWLGAPVGAQFEVQMQSWWTHAAAEREPSSHADPVAFGIDFDDVRPRFARYVDCARRWTAH, from the coding sequence ATGTCGCCGGCGGCCAGTGGATGGGTTAACATCTTGTACCGCAACGATTTATGCGACGAAGCCAGAGCCCAAACCGGGCTGGTCGACTTCGGCGAGGACTCCTACGCCGAAGGCCTCGACATCCTGCTCTCCGCGTTACGGGACGAGGCGCGGCTGAACGAGCGCGGCCAAGCGTTCTTGCATCAGCGCATCGTGGGCTACCTGTCGCAGCGCCTGCAGGTCGAGGATTGGTACCGCCGGCACCCGGAGATCGGCGACGTGCCGATCACCGCGCCGTTGATCGGCTTGGGTTTACCGCGCACCGGGTCCACCGCATTGTCGATGCTGCTGGCTCAGGATCCCGACGTCCGTTATCTGCGGCGATGGGAATCGTCGCAACCGTGCCCGCCGCCCTCCACGGTGCAGGGCGCGGATCCGCGCATCCCACCCGACCAGGGTGAAATGGTCGGCACCCGCCGCCACGTCCCCGGCGACACGCATGGGCCGATGGAATGCCATGAACTGATGGCCCTGGATTTCAAGTCGCACATCTTTCAGTCCTTCGCCGAAATCCCCTCGTACTCAACGTGGTTGGTCCAGCACGCCGACCTGACTCCCACCTTGCGGTATCAGCGCCGCGTGATGAAGCTGCTGGCGTGGGGCGAGCCGCACCGTCCGTGGCGACTGAAATGCCCGTCGCACGTGTTGTGGCTCGACGCCCTGGATGCCGCCTTCCCGGACGCCCGGTTCGTGATGACGCATCGCGATCCGACCGATGTCATCTTGTCCGTCGCCGATCTGTATGCCGACATCATCGGGACATTCAGCTCGGAGATCGACCGCCCGTACATCGGACGGCTCAATGTCGAGCATTGGTCGCTGGGCATGGCGCGGGCGCTGCAATTCCGCGCCGACGGCGCCGATGATCGGTTCTACGACATCGACTTTCGCGCCATGCAAGACGATCCGATCGGAGAGGTCACCCGCCTGTACGAGTGGCTGGGCGCACCGGTGGGTGCGCAGTTCGAAGTACAGATGCAAAGCTGGTGGACGCATGCTGCCGCCGAGCGTGAGCCGAGCTCGCATGCCGATCCGGTGGCGTTCGGCATTGATTTCGACGACGTGCGGCCCCGGTTTGCCCGCTATGTGGACTGTGCGCGCCGCTGGACCGCGCACTGA